A single genomic interval of Theropithecus gelada isolate Dixy chromosome 16, Tgel_1.0, whole genome shotgun sequence harbors:
- the KRT19 gene encoding keratin, type I cytoskeletal 19, which yields MTSYSYRQSSATSSFGGLGGGSVRFGPGVAFRAPSMHGGSGGRGVSVSSARFVSSSSSGGYGGGYGGVLAASDGLLAGNEKLTMQNLNDRLASYLDKVRALEAANGELEVKIRDWYQKQGPGPSRDYSHYYTTIQDLRDKILGATIENSRIVLQIDNARLAADDFRTKFETEQALRMSVEADINGLRRVLDELTLARTDLEMQIEGLKEELAYLKKNHEEEISVLRGQVGGQVSVEVDSAPGTDLAKILSDMRSQYEVMAEQNRKDAEAWFTSRTEELNREVAGHTEQLQISRSEVTDLRRTLQGLEIELQSQLSMKAALEDTLAETEARFGAQLAHIQALISGVEAQLGDVRADSERQNQEYQRLMDIKSRLEQEIATYRSLLEGQEDHYNNLSASKVL from the exons ATGACTTCCTACAGTTATCGCCAGTCGTCGGCCACGTCGTCCTTCGGAGGCCTGGGCGGCGGCTCCGTGCGTTTTGGGCCGGGGGTCGCCTTTCGCGCGCCCAGCATGCACGGGGGCTCGGGCGGCCGCGGTGTGTCCGTGTCCTCTGCCCGCTTCGTGTCTTCGTCCTCCTCCGGGGGCTACGGCGGCGGCTACGGCGGCGTCCTGGCCGCGTCCGACGGGCTGCTGGCGGGCAACGAGAAGCTCACCATGCAGAACCTCAACGACCGCCTGGCCTCCTACCTGGACAAGGTGCGCGCCCTGGAGGCGGCCAACGGCGAGCTGGAGGTGAAAATCCGCGACTGGTACCAGAAGCAGGGGCCCGGGCCCTCCCGCGACTACAGCCACTACTACACCACCATCCAGGACCTGCGGGACAAG attcttGGTGCCACCATTGAGAACTCCAGGATTGTCCTGCAGATCGACAATGCCCGTCTGGCTGCAGATGACTTCCGAACCAA GTTTGAGACCGAGCAGGCTCTGCGTATGAGCGTGGAGGCCGACATCAACGGCCTGCGCAGGGTGCTGGATGAGCTGACGCTGGCCAGGACTGACCTGGAGATGCAGATCGAAGGCCTGAAGGAAGAGCTGGCCTACCTGAAGAAGAACCATGAGGAG GAAATCAGTGTGCTGAGGGGCCAAGTGGGAGGCCAGGTCAGTGTGGAGGTGGATTCGGCTCCGGGCACCGATCTCGCCAAGATCCTGAGTGACATGCGAAGCCAATACGAGGTCATGGCCGAGCAGAACCGGAAGGATGCTGAAGCCTGGTTCACCAGCCGG ACTGAAGAATTGAACCGGGAGGTGGCTGGCCACACGGAGCAGCTCCAGATAAGCAGGTCCGAGGTCACTGACCTGCGGCGCACCCTCCAGGGTCTTGAGATTgagctgcagtcccagctgagcATG aAAGCTGCTTTGGAAGACACACTGGCAGAAACCGAGGCGCGCTTTGGAGCCCAGCTGGCGCACATCCAGGCACTGATCAGTGGTGTTGAAGCCCAGCTGGGCGATGTGCGAGCTGACAGTGAGCGGCAGAATCAGGAGTACCAGCGGCTCATGGACATCAAGTCGCGGCTGGAGCAGGAGATTGCCACCTACCGCAGCCTGCTCGAGGGCCAGGAAGATCACTACAACAACCTGTCCGCCTCCAAGGTCCTCTGA